TGATGAACCGGGACTACGGGAGGCGGTGCAAGCTTATCTCGAAGATTCAGGCTTTACGGTAGAAGTGGCGAATAATGCTATTGAAGGTTGGGAAAAAGTCCAACACATTGTGCCCGATCTAGTGATTTCGGATATTATGATGCCGCAAGTGGATGGCTATCAGTTCCTGCAACAGTTGCGGGAAGATGAGCGGTTCAAGTCTTTGCCTGTTGTATTTTTAACAGCTAAGGGGATGACTTCCGATCGCATCCAAGGCTATCAAGCGGGATGCGATGCCTATTTACCGAAACCTTTTGATCCAGAAGAATTAGAAGTAATCATCAAAAACTTACTCGAACGACGAGCAGCAGCGAGTAATTCAACAGAATTGGATGATATTAAACAACAACTCAATCAAATTCAGGGCATTCTGCAACAAGGGCATACGGTATCGACTCAAACCAGCCCGATTCAAATTGATTTTACCCCTAGGGAGCAAAGTGTTTTGAACTTAGTCACAGAAGGCTTGATGAATAAGGAAATTGCTCGCCGTCTGGAAACCAGCGTGC
The nucleotide sequence above comes from Roseofilum capinflatum BLCC-M114. Encoded proteins:
- a CDS encoding response regulator transcription factor; amino-acid sequence: MSAKLLLVDDEPGLREAVQAYLEDSGFTVEVANNAIEGWEKVQHIVPDLVISDIMMPQVDGYQFLQQLREDERFKSLPVVFLTAKGMTSDRIQGYQAGCDAYLPKPFDPEELEVIIKNLLERRAAASNSTELDDIKQQLNQIQGILQQGHTVSTQTSPIQIDFTPREQSVLNLVTEGLMNKEIARRLETSVRNVEKYVSRLFVKTGTNSRTELVRFAIEHGLNQS